The following coding sequences are from one Desulfosalsimonas propionicica window:
- a CDS encoding L-threonylcarbamoyladenylate synthase, producing the protein MLIHINPENPQPRLIARAVSVLKDGGIIAYPTDTYYGIGCDLLNKKAIENIYRLKKRDKREPFSFICSDLKNISDYAKVTNYAYKTMKRLLPGPYTFILEGSRQVPKIMLARRKTVGIRVPDHNICIELVKSLGHPVISTSAATPGGDIFNDPSFIQEHFQNSIDLIIDGGPVPGEPSSVISLIGDEPEILREGLGRLEEV; encoded by the coding sequence ATGTTAATTCACATCAATCCGGAAAACCCGCAGCCCCGGCTCATTGCCAGGGCCGTTTCAGTACTCAAAGACGGCGGCATCATCGCCTATCCAACAGATACGTACTACGGTATCGGCTGCGACCTGTTGAACAAAAAAGCCATTGAAAACATCTATCGCCTCAAAAAACGCGACAAACGGGAACCTTTTAGCTTTATCTGCTCGGACTTAAAAAACATCAGCGACTATGCCAAAGTCACCAACTACGCCTATAAAACCATGAAACGGCTGCTTCCCGGCCCTTATACCTTTATTCTCGAAGGCTCCCGCCAGGTGCCCAAGATCATGCTCGCCCGGAGAAAAACCGTGGGCATCCGGGTACCGGATCACAATATCTGCATCGAACTGGTCAAAAGCCTGGGGCACCCGGTTATTTCAACAAGTGCCGCCACGCCCGGGGGCGATATTTTCAATGACCCGTCGTTTATTCAGGAGCATTTCCAAAATAGCATCGATTTGATTATCGACGGCGGTCCGGTTCCGGGAGAACCCTCCAGCGTGATCTCGCTGATCGGAGACGAGCCCGAAATCCTGCGTGAAGGGCTGGGCAGGCTCGAGGAGGTTTAA
- the guaB gene encoding IMP dehydrogenase, protein MENRPLEEAYSFDDVLLLPGYSDVVPSAVSTATRLTRNINVNIPICSAAMDTVTEGRTAISMARAGGIGFIHRNMSIERQCREVRNVKKSESGMIVDPVTTSPDVPIRNVLKLMQQYRISGVPVTVGEKLVGIVTNRDLRFITDLDKRVDEVMTRENLITVAEGISLEESKKMLHAHRIEKLLVVNPEGRLTGMITIKDIEKLKKYPHACKDDLGRLRVGGAIGVGEDMEARAEALVQADVDILLIDTSHGFSANVLSAVKLLKKRFSEVEVVAGNVGTPEGAEALIEAGVDAVKIGIGPGSICTTRIVAGIGVPQLTAIMNCRPVSEKTGVPIIADGGIKYSGDLTKALGAGANSVMIGGLFAGTEESPGEKIIYQGRSYKAYRGMGSLEAMQDGSRDRYHQEDQQEADKLVPEGIVGRVPYRGTIGENVYQLVGGLKSGMGYVGANSIEELRQKARFVKISPAGLRESHAHDVIITKEAPNYSLD, encoded by the coding sequence ATGGAGAATCGACCCCTTGAGGAAGCTTATTCCTTTGATGACGTATTGTTGCTTCCGGGCTACTCAGACGTGGTGCCCAGTGCTGTGAGCACCGCTACCCGGCTGACCCGGAACATCAACGTCAATATACCCATCTGCAGCGCTGCAATGGACACAGTAACCGAGGGAAGAACCGCCATCAGCATGGCGCGGGCCGGCGGCATCGGGTTTATTCACCGCAACATGAGCATTGAGCGGCAGTGCCGGGAAGTGCGCAATGTGAAGAAATCGGAAAGCGGAATGATCGTGGATCCGGTGACCACCTCGCCGGATGTGCCCATCCGCAACGTGTTAAAGCTCATGCAGCAGTATCGGATATCCGGTGTTCCGGTCACGGTAGGGGAAAAGCTTGTGGGCATTGTCACCAACCGGGATCTGCGTTTTATCACGGATCTGGACAAACGGGTGGACGAGGTGATGACCCGGGAAAATCTGATTACCGTGGCCGAAGGCATCAGCCTGGAGGAGTCCAAGAAGATGCTTCATGCCCATCGAATTGAAAAGCTGCTGGTGGTCAATCCCGAAGGCCGGCTCACGGGCATGATCACCATCAAGGATATTGAAAAACTTAAGAAATACCCCCATGCATGCAAAGATGACCTGGGCCGTCTCCGGGTTGGCGGCGCCATTGGCGTGGGCGAGGACATGGAGGCCCGGGCCGAGGCCCTGGTCCAGGCGGATGTGGATATCCTGCTCATCGACACCTCTCATGGATTTTCCGCCAATGTCCTCAGCGCAGTCAAGCTTCTCAAGAAACGGTTTTCCGAGGTGGAGGTGGTCGCCGGTAACGTGGGAACGCCCGAAGGGGCAGAGGCATTGATCGAGGCCGGGGTGGATGCTGTGAAAATCGGGATCGGTCCCGGCTCCATTTGCACAACCCGAATTGTGGCAGGTATCGGCGTGCCGCAGCTCACGGCCATCATGAACTGCCGGCCGGTGTCTGAAAAAACCGGGGTGCCCATTATTGCAGACGGCGGCATCAAGTATTCCGGGGATCTGACCAAGGCCCTGGGGGCCGGGGCCAACTCAGTGATGATCGGCGGATTGTTTGCCGGAACAGAGGAAAGTCCCGGCGAGAAAATTATCTATCAGGGCAGAAGCTACAAGGCCTACCGGGGGATGGGTTCGCTTGAGGCCATGCAGGACGGCAGCCGGGACCGCTATCACCAGGAGGACCAGCAGGAGGCCGATAAGCTGGTACCTGAAGGCATCGTGGGCCGGGTTCCCTATCGGGGTACCATCGGCGAAAATGTCTATCAGCTCGTGGGCGGATTAAAATCCGGCATGGGCTACGTGGGTGCCAATTCCATAGAGGAGTTGCGCCAAAAAGCCCGTTTTGTCAAAATCAGTCCGGCAGGCCTCCGCGAAAGCCATGCCCATGACGTCATTATCACCAAGGAAGCACCCAACTACAGCCTGGACTAA